One window of the Populus nigra chromosome 4, ddPopNigr1.1, whole genome shotgun sequence genome contains the following:
- the LOC133690476 gene encoding multiple C2 domain and transmembrane region protein 5-like, giving the protein MSNLKLGVEVVGAHDLMAKDGQGSASAFVELHFDQQKFRTTIKDKDLSPVWNENFYFNISDPSSLSNLTLEAHVYHHKREKNSKSSLGKVRLTGTSFVPYSDAIVLHYPLEKQGILSRVKGELGLKVFVTNDPSIRSSNPLPAMESSLFSGSRATQAQAPEHQTPNVAQKVFSDGKSESRRTFHHLPKPSQSQKQQHAPPSATQPSVDYGIREMKSEPQAPRVVRMFPGLSAQPVDYTPKETSPFLGGGQIVGGRVIPGDRPASTYDLVEQMKYLFVRVVKARDLPTMDVTGSLDPYVEVKVGNYKGTTKHFEKKQNPEWNEVFAFARDRMQSSVLEVVVKDKDLIKDDFVGIVRFDLHEVPTRVPPDSPLASEWYRLEDKKGEKSKAELMLAVWYGTQADEAFPDAWHSDAISPDSSSIISTLIRSKVYHSPRLWYVRVNVIEAQDLVASDKSRFPHAYVKVQIGNQVLKTKMVQNQTLSPVWNEDLMFVAAEPFDDHLILSVEDRTGPNKDESIGKVVIPLNTVEKRADDRIIRSRWFGLEKSVSASMDEHQSKKDKFSSRLHLRVVLDGGYHVLDESTHYSSDLRPTAKQLWRPSIGVLELGILNADGLHPMKTREGKGTSDTYCVVKYGQKWVRTRTIINSLSPKYNEQYTWEVYDPATVLIVGVFDNNHLGGSNGNKDTKIGKVRIRLSTLETGRVYTHSYPLLVLHPSGVKKMGEIHLAIRFSYTSFLNMMFLYSRPLLPKMHYVRPLTVMQQDMLRFQAVNLVAARLGRAEPPLRKEVVEYMSDADSHLWSMRRSKANFFRLMSVFSGLLSVGKWFGEVCMWKNPITTVLVQVLFVMLVCFPELILPTVFVYMFLIGVWNYHFRPRYPPHMNTRISYADAVSPDELDEEFDTFPSRVSPEVVRFRYDRLRSVAGRIQTVVGDMATQGERVQALLSWRDPRATTIFLIFCLVVAIVLYATPFQVLALLGGFYFMRHPRFRHRVPSAPVNFFRRLPARTDSML; this is encoded by the coding sequence ATGAGTAATCTCAAGCTGGGAGTGGAGGTTGTCGGTGCCCATGACCTTATGGCAAAAGATGGTCAGGGCTCAGCCAGTGCTTTTGTTGAGCTCCATTTTGACCAACAGAAATTTCGCACTACTATCAAAGACAAAGATCTTAGTCCTGTTTGGAATGAAAACTTCTATTTCAACATCTCTGATCCAAGCAGCCTTTCTAACCTCACTCTTGAGGCCCATGTCTACCaccataaaagagagaaaaactcCAAATCCTCACTCGGAAAAGTTCGTCTCACTGGGACATCATTTGTACCCTACTCGGATGCTATTGTTTTGCACTACCCTCTTGAAAAACAAGGCATTTTATCTCGTGTCAAAGGAGAGCTTGGTTTGAAAGTATTTGTTACGAATGATCCTTCAATAAGATCCTCAAATCCACTTCCTGCTATGGAATCTTCTCTGTTTTCAGGCTCTCGTGCTACTCAAGCTCAAGCTCCAGAACACCAGACTCCAAACgtggctcaaaaggtgttttcTGATGGAAAATCTGAGTCAAGACGTACATTTCATCACCTTCCAAAACCTAGCCAGTCACAGAAACAGCAGCATGCTCCACCATCAGCAACTCAGCCATCAGTGGATTATGGGATACGTGAGATGAAATCTGAACCTCAGGCTCCAAGAGTTGTTCGCATGTTCCCAGGCTTGTCAGCACAGCCTGTTGACTATACACCTAAAGAGACGAGCCCTTTTCTTGGAGGGGGGCAAATAGTTGGAGGGCGAGTCATACCTGGAGATAGACCTGCCAGCACTTACGATCTTGTTGAACAGATGAAGTACCTTTTTGTGCGAGTTGTGAAGGCTCGTGACCTTCCTACCATGGATGTGACTGGGAGCCTTGATCCATATGTTGAAGTAAAAGTCGGGAATTATAAAGGAACCACAAAACACTTTGAGAAGAAGCAAAACCCTGAGTGGAATGAGGTGTTTGCCTTTGCAAGGGACAGAATGCAGTCTTCTGTCTTGGAAGTTGTGGTCAAGGATAAGGATCTGATCAAGGATGACTTTGTTGGGATTGTAAGGTTTGACCTGCATGAGGTTCCCACTAGGGTTCCACCTGATAGTCCACTGGCTTCAGAATGGTATCGACTTGAAGACAAGAAAGGAGAGAAATCAAAAGCTGAACTGATGCTTGCTGTCTGGTATGGTACACAAGCTGACGAGGCATTCCCTGATGCTTGGCACTCAGATGCAATTTCTCCTGATAGTTCTTCCATTATCTCCACACTCATCCGCTCTAAAGTATATCATTCTCCAAGACTATGGTATGTCCGTGTTAATGTGATTGAGGCGCAAGATCTTGTGGCATCTGATAAGAGTCGTTTCCCACATGCTTATGTTAAGGTACAGATTGGTAACCAGGTTTTGAAGACAAAGATGGTTCAGAATCAGACATTGAGCCCAGTGTGGAATGAGGATCTAATGTTTGTTGCTGCTGAACCCTTTGATGATCATCTGATCCTTTCGGTTGAAGACCGCACTGGACCCAACAAAGATGAGAGCATAGGGAAGGTTGTTATACCATTGAACACTGTTGAGAAGCGTGCTGATGATCGCATTATTCGTAGTCGGTGGTTCGGCCTTGAAAAGTCCGTGTCAGCTTCCATGGACGAGCATCAGTCGAAGAAGGATAAGTTTTCTAGTAGACTCCATCTTCGAGTTGTGCTTGATGGAGGGTATCATGTGCTTGATGAGTCAACTCACTATAGTAGTGATCTTCGACCAACAGCAAAGCAGCTGTGGAGACCATCTATAGGTGTTTTGGAGCTAGGGATTTTAAATGCTGATGGGCTCCACCCAATGAAAACAAGAGAGGGGAAGGGTACCTCAGATACATACTGTGTGGTAAAGTATGGTCAGAAATGGGTTCGGACTCGAACCATAATCAACAGCCTCAGTCCAAAATACAATGAGCAGTACACGTGGGAGGTTTATGATCCCGCAACAGTTCTCATTGTGGGGGTGTTCGATAACAATCATCTCGGTGGTTCCAATGGTAATAAAGACACAAAAATCGGCAAGGTTCGGATACGATTATCTACCCTTGAAACTGGTCGTGTTTATACACACTCATATCCGCTTTTGGTTCTTCACCCTTCTGGTGTCAAGAAGATGGGCGAGATACATCTGGCCATAAGATTCTCATACACATCATTTCTGAACATGATGTTTCTATACTCACGACCACTTTTGCCAAAGATGCACTATGTAAGGCCATTGACTGTAATGCAGCAGGACATGCTGCGTTTCCAGGCTGTCAATTTAGTAGCAGCTCGTCTTGGTCGGGCTGAACCTCCTCTTAGGAAAGAAGTTGTAGAATACATGTCTGATGCAGACTCGCATCTTTGGAGCATGAGGCGCAGCAAGGCAAACTTCTTTAGGCTGATGTCAGTTTTCTCCGGATTACTTTCCGTAGGAAAATGGTTTGGTGAAGTTTGCATGTGGAAAAATCCCATCACTACAGTGCTAGTACAAGTCCTCTTTGTGATGCTTGTCTGTTTTCCAGAACTGATTTTGCCAACTGTGTTTGTATACATGTTTCTAATAGGGGTTTGGAATTATCATTTCCGACCGCGTTACCCTCCTCACATGAACACAAGAATTTCTTATGCAGATGCAGTGAGCCCTGATGAGCTTGATGAGGAATTTGACACATTTCCATCCAGAGTGAGTCCGGAGGTTGTTCGTTTTAGGTATGATAGACTAAGGAGTGTTGCTGGGAGGATCCAGACTGTTGTGGGTGATATGGCTACCCAAGGAGAGAGGGTTCAAGCGCTACTAAGCTGGAGGGATCCTCGTGCCACaactattttcttgattttctgtcTAGTGGTTGCCATTGTTCTATATGCAACACCGTTTCAGGTGCTTGCTCTTCTTGGGGGGTTTTACTTTATGAGGCATCCTAGGTTTCGTCACAGGGTTCCATCAGCACCTGTTAATTTCTTCCGTCGTTTGCCAGCGAGGACAGATAGTATGTTGTGA
- the LOC133692472 gene encoding AT-hook motif nuclear-localized protein 9-like, with translation MDRRDTMTISGSASFFMQGSGTHPSLNVSSGINTLSNINAPFQPNMGANTMGSALLMEHPAAISVGELSTMVSGQPEKRKRGRPRKYGPDGAVSLALSPSLSTHRESSIPSQKRGRGRPPGTGRKQQLASLGEWLSGSAGMGFTPHIITIAVGEDIATKIMSFSQQGPRAICILSANGAVSTVTLHQPSTSGGTVTYEGRFEILCLSGSYLFSNDGGSRNRTGGLSVSLASPDGCVIGGRVGGVLIAASPVQVIAGSFLWGGSKTKNKKVEGAEVARDSDHQTVENPVTPTSVQPSLNLTPTSSMGVWPGSRSVDMRNTHVDIDLMRG, from the exons ATGGATAGAAGGGATACTATGACGATTTCGGGCTCTGCCTCCTTTTTTATGCAGGGTAGTGGTACACATcctagtttaaatgtttcatcTGGCATCAATACTTTATCCAATATAAATGCACCATTTCAACCAAATATGGGAGCCAATACCATGGGATCTGCATTACTGATGGAACATCCGGCAGCAATTTCTGTGGGTGAACTATCTACAATGGTATCCGGTCAACctgagaaaaggaaaagagggaGGCCACGGAAATACGGACCTGATGGGGCTGTATCATTGGCGTTGTCTCCCTCACTGTCTACTCATCGCGAGTCATCAATCCCATCCCAGAAGCGGGGTAGAGGGCGGCCACCAGGGACTGGGAGGAAGCAACAATTAGCTTCTCTTG GTGAATGGCTGTCTGGTTCAGCTGGGATGGGTTTTACTCCGCATATCATCACCATTGCAGTAGGAGAA GACATTGCGACAAAAATAATGTCATTCTCACAGCAGGGTCCAAGAGCTATATGCATCTTGTCAGCAAATGGTGCTGTCTCTACCGTTACTCTGCATCAGCCATCAACTTCTGGAGGCACTGTCACATATGAG GGGCGCTttgaaattttatgtttatCTGGCTCTTACCTGTTCTCTAACGACGGTGGCTCTCGCAATCGAACTGGTGGTTTGAGTGTCTCCCTAGCTAGTCCTGATGGTTGTGTTATTGGTGGACGAGTTGGTGGAGTTCTTATTGCAGCAAGCCCTGTTCAG GTGATAGCCGGAAGTTTCTTGTGGGGTGGTTCAAAGACTAAAAACAAGAAAGTGGAAGGTGCTGAAGTAGCCAGAGACTCGGACCATCAGACGGTTGAGAATCCAGTAACTCCAACTAGTGTTCAACCAAGTCTAAATCTTACTCCAACCTCTTCTATGGGTGTATGGCCTGGTTCTCGGTCAGTGGATATGCGTAACACCCATGTTGACATTGATCTGATGCGCGGATAA
- the LOC133691826 gene encoding uncharacterized protein LOC133691826, which translates to MSKKNDLGRRKRQHEFELQREKELKEKKQKKLQAKKNKMKVDGKDKNKQKKGGGGFQVGKRKVKTKLSALAKAKADQAMQLD; encoded by the exons ATGTCGAAGAAGAACGATTTAGGTCGTAGAAAGAGACAACATGAATTCGAGCTTCAAC GAGAGAAGGAACTGAAggagaagaagcagaagaagctTCAAGCgaagaaaaacaagatgaaa gtTGATGGTAAAGACAAGAATAAGCAGAAGAAAGGTGGAGGTGGGTTTCAAGTAGGGAAGAGAAAGGTGAAGACCAAATTGAGCGCATTGGCAAAAGCTAAAGCTGATCAAGCAATGCAGCTTGATTAG
- the LOC133691430 gene encoding serine/threonine-protein kinase BSK3-like isoform X2 — MGSQCTKLTHCCVDSQFKAAVVEVPDVDKSEVNDLPTFREFTLEQLKNATSGFAVQNIVSEHGERAPNVVYKGKLENQRRIAVKRFNKMAWPDARQFLEEARSVGQLRSHRLVNLLGFCCEGDERVLVAEFMLNETLAKHLFHWETQPIKWPMRLRVVLHLAEALEYCTSKGRALYHDLNAYRILFDEDGNPKLSSFGLMKNSRDGKSYSTNLAFTPPEYLRTGRVTPESVIYSFGTLLLDLLSGKHIPPSHALDLIRDRNLQMLTDSCLEGQFSSDDGTELVRLASRCLQYELRERPSLKSLVAALTPLQKENDVPSHILMGIPHGASSSPLSPFGEACSRRDLTAINEILDNIGYKDDQGVANELSFQMWTDEMQETLNTKKKGDSAFKQKDYRIAIECYTQFIDVGTMVSPTVFARRSLSYLMSDLPQEALSDAMQAQVISPVWHVASYLQAVALATLGMENEAHAALKEGTNLEAERNANSGQK; from the exons ATGGGGAGTCAGTGCACTAAGCTTACACATTGTTGCGTAGATTCACAGTTCAAGGCAGCTGTTGTTGAAGTTCCTGATGTTG ATAAGAGTGAGGTTAATGACTTGCCTACATTCCGCGAATTCACACTTGAGCAGCTGAAAAATGCAACATCTGGTTTTGCAGTACAAAATATTGTGTCTGAGCATGGGGAGAGGGCTCCCAATGTTGTTTATAAAGGGAAGCTTGAAAATCAGAGGAGGATTGCTGTTAAGCGATTCAATAAAATGGCCTGGCCTGATGCTCGACAATTTTTG GAGGAAGCGAGATCTGTTGGCCAGCTACGGAGTCATAGATTGGTAAATTTGCTTGGTTTCTGTTGTGAAGGTGATGAAAGGGTGCTTGTGGCAGAATTTATGCTCAATGAGACACTTGCAAAACACCTTTTCCATT GGGAAACTCAACCTATAAAATGGCCGATGAGATTAAGAGTTGTTCTGCATCTTGCAGAAGCTTTAGAATACTGCACAAGTAAAGGGCGTGCCCTTTACCATGACCTTAATGCCTATAGAATTTTGTTTGATGAG GATGGTAATCCAAAACTTTCCAGCTTTGGCCTCATGAAAAACAGCAGGGATGGAAAAAGTTATAGTACGAATCTGGCTTTTACTCCTCCAGAGTATTTGAGAACTG GGCGAGTAACACCAGAGAGTGTAATATATAGTTTTGGCACTCTTTTGCTTGACCTTCTCAGTGGAAAGCATATCCCCCCAAGTCAT GCCCTTGACTTGATACGGGATAGAAATCTTCAGATGTTGACAGATTCTTGTTTGGAAGGACAGTTTTCCAGTGATGATGGGACTGAGTTAGTACGCCTGGCTTCTCGATGTTTACAGTATGAACTCCGAGAGCGGCCAAGTCTGAAATCTTTAGTCGCTGCTTTGACTCCTCTTCAGAAGGAAAATGAT GTTCCTTCTCATATCTTGATGGGTATCCCACATGGTGCTTCATCCTCTCCTTTGTCACCATTTGGCGAGGCTTGCTCTAGAAGGGACCTGACAGCCATAAATGAGATCTTAGACAATATTGGCTATAAAGATGATCAAGGAGTGGCAAATGAG CTCTCATTCCAAATGTGGACAGATGAAATGCAGGAGActttaaatacaaagaaaaagggTGATTCTGCTTTCAAGCAGAAAGACTATAGAATTGCAATTGAGTGTTACACTCAG TTCATTGATGTGGGAACCATGGTTTCCCCAACTGTTTTTGCCCGGCGGAGTCTGTCCTATCTCATGAGTGACCTGCCTCAGGAAGCTCTAAGTGATGCAATGCAAGCCCAAGTCATTTCCCCTGTATGGCACGTGGCATCGTATCTTCAGGCTGTTGCCCTTGCTACACTTGGAATGGAAAATGAAGCACATGCTGCGCTCAAGGAGGGTACAAATCTTGAAGCTGAGAGGAATGCAAACTCTGGACAAAAGTGA
- the LOC133691430 gene encoding serine/threonine-protein kinase BSK3-like isoform X1: protein MGSQCTKLTHCCVDSQFKAAVVEVPDVGNEDKSEVNDLPTFREFTLEQLKNATSGFAVQNIVSEHGERAPNVVYKGKLENQRRIAVKRFNKMAWPDARQFLEEARSVGQLRSHRLVNLLGFCCEGDERVLVAEFMLNETLAKHLFHWETQPIKWPMRLRVVLHLAEALEYCTSKGRALYHDLNAYRILFDEDGNPKLSSFGLMKNSRDGKSYSTNLAFTPPEYLRTGRVTPESVIYSFGTLLLDLLSGKHIPPSHALDLIRDRNLQMLTDSCLEGQFSSDDGTELVRLASRCLQYELRERPSLKSLVAALTPLQKENDVPSHILMGIPHGASSSPLSPFGEACSRRDLTAINEILDNIGYKDDQGVANELSFQMWTDEMQETLNTKKKGDSAFKQKDYRIAIECYTQFIDVGTMVSPTVFARRSLSYLMSDLPQEALSDAMQAQVISPVWHVASYLQAVALATLGMENEAHAALKEGTNLEAERNANSGQK, encoded by the exons ATGGGGAGTCAGTGCACTAAGCTTACACATTGTTGCGTAGATTCACAGTTCAAGGCAGCTGTTGTTGAAGTTCCTGATGTTG GAAATGAAGATAAGAGTGAGGTTAATGACTTGCCTACATTCCGCGAATTCACACTTGAGCAGCTGAAAAATGCAACATCTGGTTTTGCAGTACAAAATATTGTGTCTGAGCATGGGGAGAGGGCTCCCAATGTTGTTTATAAAGGGAAGCTTGAAAATCAGAGGAGGATTGCTGTTAAGCGATTCAATAAAATGGCCTGGCCTGATGCTCGACAATTTTTG GAGGAAGCGAGATCTGTTGGCCAGCTACGGAGTCATAGATTGGTAAATTTGCTTGGTTTCTGTTGTGAAGGTGATGAAAGGGTGCTTGTGGCAGAATTTATGCTCAATGAGACACTTGCAAAACACCTTTTCCATT GGGAAACTCAACCTATAAAATGGCCGATGAGATTAAGAGTTGTTCTGCATCTTGCAGAAGCTTTAGAATACTGCACAAGTAAAGGGCGTGCCCTTTACCATGACCTTAATGCCTATAGAATTTTGTTTGATGAG GATGGTAATCCAAAACTTTCCAGCTTTGGCCTCATGAAAAACAGCAGGGATGGAAAAAGTTATAGTACGAATCTGGCTTTTACTCCTCCAGAGTATTTGAGAACTG GGCGAGTAACACCAGAGAGTGTAATATATAGTTTTGGCACTCTTTTGCTTGACCTTCTCAGTGGAAAGCATATCCCCCCAAGTCAT GCCCTTGACTTGATACGGGATAGAAATCTTCAGATGTTGACAGATTCTTGTTTGGAAGGACAGTTTTCCAGTGATGATGGGACTGAGTTAGTACGCCTGGCTTCTCGATGTTTACAGTATGAACTCCGAGAGCGGCCAAGTCTGAAATCTTTAGTCGCTGCTTTGACTCCTCTTCAGAAGGAAAATGAT GTTCCTTCTCATATCTTGATGGGTATCCCACATGGTGCTTCATCCTCTCCTTTGTCACCATTTGGCGAGGCTTGCTCTAGAAGGGACCTGACAGCCATAAATGAGATCTTAGACAATATTGGCTATAAAGATGATCAAGGAGTGGCAAATGAG CTCTCATTCCAAATGTGGACAGATGAAATGCAGGAGActttaaatacaaagaaaaagggTGATTCTGCTTTCAAGCAGAAAGACTATAGAATTGCAATTGAGTGTTACACTCAG TTCATTGATGTGGGAACCATGGTTTCCCCAACTGTTTTTGCCCGGCGGAGTCTGTCCTATCTCATGAGTGACCTGCCTCAGGAAGCTCTAAGTGATGCAATGCAAGCCCAAGTCATTTCCCCTGTATGGCACGTGGCATCGTATCTTCAGGCTGTTGCCCTTGCTACACTTGGAATGGAAAATGAAGCACATGCTGCGCTCAAGGAGGGTACAAATCTTGAAGCTGAGAGGAATGCAAACTCTGGACAAAAGTGA
- the LOC133691282 gene encoding uncharacterized protein LOC133691282: MEEPQPVQDPPNLQNLPVQNPDPNPNSDLPFTAPSDPPPAPPPAAVPTPPPPPPVLPESKKRSLDNYGPIQECRYFKMRAIVKDIRSHFLEILRTVDFQSCKGAEELQEKLKLLMELYKQMTAEKLSTTNWKTAPNSGENGVGLKPQEQLHDIADQTRPGQVFAKPSEKQQAEHGQNQGTHIVGGSAFGWNFITFTGSMPIYYGRTKESFRAAHVTL; this comes from the exons ATGGAAGAACCACAACCAGTCCAGGACCCGCCAAATCTCCAAAACCTACCCGTTCAAAACCCAGACCCGAATCCAAACTCAGACCTACCTTTCACGGCACCATCTGACCCTCCACCAGCACCGCCACCAGCAGCAGTACCgacaccaccacctcctcctcctgtCCTTCCTGAAAGCAAGAAGAGATCACTTGACAATTACGGTCCAATTCAAGAATGCAGATACTTCAAGATGCGCGCTATTGTCAAAGATATCAGATCCCATTTTCTCGAG ATTCTTCGAACAGTGGACTTCCAGAGTTGCAAAGGAGCCGAGGAACTTCAAGAAA AGCTGAAGCTGCTTATGGAACTATACAAGCAGATGACAGCAGAAAAGCTCAGTACAACCAATTGGAAGACTGCACCCAACTCTGGTGAAAATGGGGTAGGACTAAAGCCCCAGGAGCAGCTTCATGACATAGCAGATCAGACCCGACCAGGCCAGGTTTTTGCAAAACCATCTGAAAAGCAGCAAGCCGAACATGGTCAGAATCAAGGGACACATATTGTTGGAGGATCAGCATTTGGCTGGAATTTTATCACCTTTACTGGCAGCATGCCAATCTACTATGGAAGAACAAAGGAATCATTCCGAGCTGCTCATGTGACTTTGTAG
- the LOC133690643 gene encoding putative ripening-related protein 1: MKKQVCSSALFVSFLFLATLCLSIEAQTCKPSGNIRGRKPPPNQCNQENDSDCCADGKLYPIFKCSPGVTGRTKATLTLNSFEKGGDGGAPSECDNHYHSDDTPVVALSTGWYNHGNRCLNFINIHGNGKSVRAMVVDECDSTMGCDSDHDYQPPCANNIVDASKAVWKALGVPESDWGEMDIYWSDQCRPSGQIRGTNPPPDQCNQENDSDCCKDGKYYTTYKCSPLVSSHTKATLTLNSFEGGGDGGAPSECDNQYHSDDTPVVALSTGWYNHGSRCFNYVNIHGNGKSVKAMVVDECDSTMGCDSDHDYQPPCADNIVDASKAVWKALGVPESDWGEMDIYWSDA, encoded by the exons atgaagaAGCAAGTCTGTTCAAGTGCTCTCTttgtctcttttctttttcttgctaCGTTATGTTTAAGCATTGAAGCTCAGACTTGCAAGCCTAGTGGCAACATCAGAGGGAGAAAGCCTCCTCCAAACCAATGTAATCAGGAGAATGACTCCGATTGCTGTGCAGATGGCAAGCTTTACCCCATTTTCAAATGTTCACCTGGAGTGACCGGCCGCACAAAAGCAACCTTAACATTGAACAGCTTTGAGAAAGGTGGAGATGGCGGAGCACCGTCAGAATGCGACAACCATTACCACTCAGATGATACACCTGTGGTGGCACTTTCAACTGGATGGTATAATCATGGGAATCGATGcttaaactttataaatatCCATGGAAATGGTAAGAGTGTCAGGGCTATGGTAGTTGATGAGTGCGACTCTACGATGGGATGTGATTCTGACCATGACTACCAGCCTCCTTGTGCTAACAACATCGTGGATGCCTCGAAAGCAGTTTGGAAAGCATTAGGAGTGCCTGAAAGCGACTGGGGTGAGATGGATATTTACTGGTCTGAT CAATGTCGTCCTAGCGGCCAGATTAGGGGAACGAATCCTCCTCCGGACCAATGCAACCAAGAGAATGATTCGGATTGTTGCAAAGATGGCAAGTACTACACGACTTACAAATGTTCACCACTGGTGTCCAGCCACACAAAAGCAACCCTTACCCTAAACAGCTTTGAGGGAGGCGGAGATGGCGGTGCACCGTCAGAATGTGATAACCAATACCACTCAGATGATACACCTGTGGTGGCACTCTCAACGGGATGGTACAACCACGGGAGCAGATGCTTTAACTACGTAAACATCCATGGAAATGGTAAGAGTGTGAAGGCCATGGTAGTTGATGAGTGTGACTCTACAATGGGATGTGATTCTGACCATGACTACCAGCCTCCTTGTGCTGACAACATCGTGGATGCTTCAAAAGCAGTTTGGAAAGCATTAGGAGTGCCTGAAAGCGACTGGGGTGAGATGGATATTTACTGGTCCGATGCTTGA